The genomic interval AGCGTAGTCAGGCACCACAGCCGGGTCACGCCCATCAGCTCTTTGTTCAGGTTTCCTATTGGACAGAAAAAAGCTGCCACTCAGTATCACTGGCTCatctgaatgagagagaggttAAAGGGCAGGGAACCTACCGTGGCTCATGAAGCGTAGCTCGGTGCGCTCTTTGAGGGACAGGACTTTCTTATAGTTTGACACTTCACCCGTTGTAGTCTCTGTGGCTGCTGAGGTCAATTCTACTTGTCTGTGACGGCGAGACTTGGAAGCCTGATTCACAACCACAGACGATATTACAAGTCAGGAAATCTTCCATCTGATACTTCGttaccccctttcaccctgtgtttcagaggtcaggacccccatggaccctcacatagCAGGTATGTGAGgggacgtggtggtggtgttttagcgtgtgttgtgctggtctgagtggatcagacacagcagtgctgctgagttttaaaggagaaccctacgctgaacatttgtgatattttaaacatctgggatttttacataaattgttatggacGTATGGTTATATGTATGGTTatgcaaaacaataataagGGTCCATCacaccactgagtaacaaacacatcaacaccacacaggCGTTAACACTGACTCATGTTTGCTGTTTGTCTCAGCATGCGTTTGGACAACATACCTCTGCAGCCTGTCCGTACGACCTGGATTTGATGGACTGCAGCAGCTGTGCTCTCTGAGAGCTCTGCTGGACAGAAACGTTCAGAGTTAcagcacaaacagacacagtctGTCAGTCAATTACAATCACACAAACTGCACGTCCACAACAGCGGCGAACTTTTATCAGAATTGAATGGGGCCCAAATATACGTGACAGTTATAAGGGGtccaaacagaaaatgacagtGAGAGTAAGACATAAAGGCTGTAAGTAAAGAAAAATCACAGCACCTCTTGACATGAAGTTCCTTCTCCTGCACCTACGTCGCTCTTGCCACCCTGACTGTCAAACTcctacacagacagacagagacagacagacaaacacaaataagtgCACCCCCCTGATTAGAGTTGTGCTTAATGATTTCCTAAAGCCGCGGTTACACCACACGACTCTAAAGCACAATCGAGTGCATCTAAAAGACTTCATGtagatgaagaatgtgttgtgtatgtttctacatagaaccagtttcaaaaagattctctatagaaacatatacaacacattctccagcacTATGAAGAACCGTTGCAACATGCGAAGATCCATTTAAGCAcaaaacggttctatacagaatacatggttctaaatataacCTTTGCCTTTCCTAAAAACCCTTTCAacccattcactgaggactcgctTGCGGGTGCGCTCTGGCGTTCTGCAGTCATGTTCAGTCGttgatataacaggggaaataggaagtggcagGGCTCCTCATTAACCAGTTCTGGTAGATCATTGCTCTGTTGCAATGCATTGTGGACTGTAAGTGTGGTGAATTTTCTCCAATTTGTTTTCATACACCAGAATAGCGGCCTCCCTAAACAGCGCAGTACACAGtgaagagggaaaaagaaaaacctgtaAATATGTAGCAATAAAGCAGCAGCAAGTCTTTCAGGCCTCTTTCTCcatcattcactcactcaacACTTACGGCCTGGTTCTGCTGCCAGCTATAGTAGCTGAGCACAGCGCTGTGTAGTTTGGGCACCAGGTTCTGTTTGATGAGGCTGAGACCAGACGTGTCCGGCAGCGGTGAAACTGCTTGCTTCAACTTTTCGTAGTGCTCATGCACGTTAGCCAGTTCCTGtaattcatacatacataagcAAATATGATCATTATTACGTTTATTTGTTATTACTTTACTATGTGAAAAGAGGGTGTAGTTGTACTGCTGTATGACGGTTTGGCCTGTCACAGTCATTAAATCTAGTCATTAAACCCAatcatcaaacaaacaaacgttaCTTACGGCTGCACTATAAAGGTATTATTACCAAtcactaaaaataataataataataataaatgctaCTTACCGCTGCCTTATAAAGGTGTTATTACtaatcattaaataaacaaacgttactcaccaccACCTTGTAAAAGTATTATTACCACGTATCAAATAAACTTACCACGGCCCTATAAAAGGTGTTATTACCCATCCAATGAATAAACATAACTCACtcgtcaaataaataaacactactCAGTTATTAAATTAACAGGTATCACTCACTACAGCCTTATAAAGGTGTTACAGCACCAAACAGAAGTTATaacttttgttgttgtcttaGGACCCGTCACTCAATCTCAAAgccttttctgctttcttttatttacgtGCATTTGCATCAAACTGATTAAAACTCAACTGACATTCTGTTTGCTGTGGCAATCAAATGACTGTGAGATCTAACAATTAATCATTTAGCCAACTCCAATGACTGCAGTCTGCAGGTTCTATAATGACTGGGACAGGCCTAACGAAGGTGAGATTAATCAATCAGGAGCGTCCGATCTAATACAAATCTTCTACAGGTGGTGCTGTTTGCTTGGTCATTCATGTTCAAGTGATGAAggggtgaaaaatctaattactACAGTTTTCCCTGTATGGTGAAGCCAAGACACGTTCAGCGTAGAAACTGTGTCAAACGGATTAAAGACGGCTGCTACATCGGTTTTAGCTACGCAACACACTTatatccatgtttatagataacagtgtcatACAGAGTCTGAGACCAGGAGCAGGTCTGCTTGAGATCGATGAGGTTTGAGGCagctgtgtgatgatttaggtatgCAGTCTGACCAGTGCTACAATAGCTTTACATCTCTGATCTGCCTCACCTCCAGCATGTCTGCGCTGATGAGCTCCTGCGGACGGGACGGCCGATCGACGAACGCATCGCACAGCTTTCGACCCTTCTCCCCTCGTTTCCTCTTCAGGTTAAAGAACAGCTGCACCCAAAACACATGGCGATGTAGGAAACATGCAGAACTCTGCCACTGACCACCTAATGATGCTAATGATTACAACGAGTACAGCAGGCTAGACTAATGGGCAGATATAggtgaccacagtgtacccagtGATCCAACAGGAACTAGCACCTCAGCAAGAACtgagagaaggatagagagaaaggACAACGTTATGAGAATCATGGGCCAATGCCAACATCTAATATTTTACCTGTACGCAAGTCAATACATCGATAGTGTTGCAGATACATGAACATCTATGAAATGCAGAAAGTGGGACTACATCTACTTAAATagtc from Pygocentrus nattereri isolate fPygNat1 chromosome 5, fPygNat1.pri, whole genome shotgun sequence carries:
- the snapc1b gene encoding snRNA-activating protein complex subunit 1b encodes the protein MEHYRRAVQKDCERILGTFQASDSVRYEEFSTIWRQMNFSSIFYGQMERSETRAFARLALSVVSPYLFPPYTFQIRVGGLYLLYGLYNTQFTAPKEKIRLALKDWGELIRFQQDAVNAQHYDVVYILRKLLSEKAFYFTAMPDILFFNLKRKRGEKGRKLCDAFVDRPSRPQELISADMLEELANVHEHYEKLKQAVSPLPDTSGLSLIKQNLVPKLHSAVLSYYSWQQNQAEFDSQGGKSDVGAGEGTSCQESSQRAQLLQSIKSRSYGQAAEASKSRRHRQVELTSAATETTTGEVSNYKKVLSLKERTELRFMSHGNLNKELMGVTRLWCLTTLGEKTEEKKKRRFNWESEQESDEH